The following coding sequences lie in one Nitratireductor mangrovi genomic window:
- a CDS encoding peptidoglycan D,D-transpeptidase FtsI family protein has product MLRPGAVQATAVSRGGIVVEGARKSTGGRARSRVLMAMGIFMMLYGVIAGRLVYLGLQDVQESYFPGADRLLAARPDIVDRNGQVLATDIKSASLFAEPRRIVDPDEAVELLTTVLPSLDYEQTYSRLSSQAGFAWLKREITPKQQNEILQLGIPGIGFRPEKRRFYPGGPTAAHILGLVNIDNQGIAGIEKYVDDHGLADLRSAGLVSNADLEPVRLSVDLRVQHIVRDELAGAMERYQAVAAGAVILKVDTGEVIAMASLPDFDPNNPVTAHEKDRLNRMSAGLFEMGSTIKSFTTAMVLDSGKANLNSTFDATRPLQIGGHTIRDFHGKGRVLTVPEVFIYSSNIASGRMAEAVGIDGHRAFLKRIGLLDRMRTELPEVATPTEPATWKRINSITISFGHGMSTTPLQTAVAAAALMNGGKLIQPTFLPRTREEADAIAEQVIKPQTSEAMRYLYRLNAEKGSGRRAEVEGYRVGGKTGTAEKVVNGRYSKNKRFNAFLAALPMENPQYVVLAIVDEPKPERPGIGATAGLNAAPVVANIIRRAAPLLGVKPVFGQEGEALLVSH; this is encoded by the coding sequence ATGCTGAGGCCTGGCGCGGTGCAGGCCACCGCTGTAAGCCGTGGCGGCATCGTCGTGGAAGGGGCACGCAAGTCGACCGGCGGCCGCGCCCGCTCGCGGGTGCTGATGGCCATGGGCATTTTCATGATGCTTTACGGCGTCATCGCCGGGCGGCTTGTCTATCTCGGCCTTCAGGACGTGCAGGAAAGCTATTTCCCTGGCGCCGACCGGCTGCTCGCGGCCCGGCCGGACATCGTCGACCGCAACGGGCAGGTGCTGGCGACCGACATCAAATCGGCATCACTGTTCGCCGAGCCAAGGCGGATCGTCGATCCCGACGAGGCGGTTGAACTGCTGACCACCGTCCTGCCGTCGCTCGACTACGAGCAGACATACTCCAGGCTCAGCAGCCAGGCCGGCTTTGCATGGCTGAAGCGCGAGATCACACCCAAGCAGCAGAACGAGATATTGCAACTCGGTATCCCGGGCATCGGCTTCCGCCCGGAAAAGCGGCGCTTCTATCCCGGCGGGCCGACCGCGGCGCATATCCTGGGGCTGGTCAATATCGACAATCAGGGCATTGCCGGCATCGAGAAATATGTCGACGATCACGGCCTTGCGGACCTCCGGTCGGCCGGTCTGGTGAGTAACGCCGATCTCGAACCGGTCAGGCTCTCCGTCGACCTGCGTGTCCAGCATATCGTTCGTGACGAACTTGCCGGGGCCATGGAACGCTATCAGGCGGTGGCTGCGGGCGCCGTGATCCTCAAGGTCGACACCGGCGAGGTCATCGCCATGGCGTCGCTGCCCGATTTCGACCCCAACAATCCGGTGACGGCGCATGAAAAGGACCGGCTCAACCGGATGTCGGCGGGCCTGTTCGAGATGGGGTCGACGATCAAGAGCTTTACCACCGCGATGGTGCTGGATTCCGGCAAGGCCAACCTGAACAGCACCTTCGACGCCACGCGTCCGCTGCAGATCGGCGGCCATACCATCCGCGACTTCCACGGCAAGGGGCGCGTGCTGACCGTGCCCGAGGTCTTCATCTACTCGTCAAACATCGCCTCGGGACGCATGGCCGAGGCGGTCGGCATCGACGGGCACCGCGCTTTCCTGAAGCGCATCGGGCTGCTCGACCGCATGCGCACCGAACTGCCGGAAGTGGCCACGCCCACCGAACCTGCGACCTGGAAGCGCATCAACTCGATCACCATCTCCTTCGGCCACGGCATGTCGACGACTCCGCTCCAGACGGCGGTGGCGGCGGCGGCGCTGATGAATGGCGGCAAGCTGATCCAGCCGACCTTCCTGCCGCGCACGAGGGAGGAGGCAGATGCGATCGCCGAACAGGTGATCAAACCGCAAACCAGCGAGGCGATGCGGTACCTCTACCGGCTCAACGCGGAGAAGGGCTCCGGCCGGCGCGCCGAGGTCGAAGGCTACCGCGTCGGCGGCAAGACCGGCACGGCGGAAAAGGTGGTCAACGGGCGCTATTCCAAGAACAAGCGCTTCAATGCCTTCCTGGCCGCGCTGCCGATGGAAAACCCCCAATATGTGGTATTGGCGATCGTCGATGAGCCGAAGCCCGAGCGGCCCGGAATCGGCGCGACCGCCGGCCTCAATGCGGCCCCGGTTGTCGCCAATATCATCCGGCGGGCCGCGCCGCTGCTTGGCGTGAAGCCGGTTTTCGGCCAAGAAGGCGAAGCGCTGCTCGTCTCGCACTAG
- the ftsL gene encoding cell division protein FtsL has translation MFRTTDIVLIAVMVSAAAFTYKTKHEAENQLAELRKVESQLRLEQETIDLLKADWSVLTQPARLQQLAEIYQEELKLAPVEPQQIATPAELPAPPVEMEASPSKPLGGMADTGADGVVTGSTTQ, from the coding sequence GTGTTTCGGACCACAGACATCGTCCTGATCGCGGTCATGGTTTCGGCGGCCGCCTTCACCTACAAGACCAAGCACGAGGCGGAGAACCAACTCGCCGAGTTGCGCAAGGTCGAGTCGCAATTGCGGCTGGAGCAGGAGACGATCGACCTGCTCAAGGCTGACTGGAGCGTTCTGACGCAGCCTGCGCGCCTGCAGCAATTGGCAGAGATATACCAGGAAGAACTCAAGTTGGCGCCGGTCGAGCCACAGCAGATCGCAACGCCCGCCGAGCTTCCGGCGCCGCCGGTGGAAATGGAGGCGTCGCCGTCGAAGCCGCTCGGCGGCATGGCCGATACCGGCGCGGACGGCGTCGTCACCGGGAGCACCACGCAATGA
- the rsmH gene encoding 16S rRNA (cytosine(1402)-N(4))-methyltransferase RsmH, whose amino-acid sequence MMAGPGAREDAGGGPARHIPVLLDEVLNALRIKPGAVIVDGTFGAGGYSAALLEAGANVIAIDRDPDAIKAGRELSTASGGKLRLVEGRFSDLDRIAAEAVDGVVLDIGVSSMQLDQAERGFSFRRDGPLDMRMEKAGPSAAEIVNTLKAADLARIFGILGEERHAGRIARMIEKRRAHRPFMRTLDLADAIEALVGRHPRDKIHPATRAFQGLRIFVNDELGELAKALFAAERALRPGGRLAVVTFHSLEDRIVKRFLSDRAGGGGGSRHLPEAAPKPELFEKPDRMVAASDHEAARNPRARSAKLRAATRTATPPGAEDHSIFGLPSLPAVARGQERN is encoded by the coding sequence ATGATGGCGGGCCCCGGTGCCCGTGAGGACGCCGGTGGCGGACCGGCTCGCCACATTCCGGTTCTGCTCGATGAGGTTCTGAACGCCCTGCGGATCAAGCCGGGCGCGGTGATTGTCGACGGTACCTTCGGGGCCGGCGGTTATTCGGCGGCATTGCTCGAGGCGGGCGCGAATGTGATCGCCATCGACCGCGATCCCGACGCGATCAAGGCGGGCAGGGAACTGTCAACGGCTTCCGGCGGCAAATTGCGGCTGGTCGAGGGGCGCTTTTCCGACCTCGACCGGATCGCTGCCGAGGCGGTCGACGGCGTCGTGCTCGACATCGGCGTCTCCTCCATGCAACTCGACCAGGCCGAACGCGGCTTTTCCTTCCGACGCGACGGGCCACTCGACATGCGCATGGAAAAGGCGGGGCCTTCCGCGGCCGAGATCGTCAATACGCTCAAGGCGGCCGATCTGGCGCGCATTTTCGGCATTCTCGGCGAGGAGCGGCATGCCGGCCGCATCGCGCGGATGATCGAAAAGCGCCGCGCCCATCGTCCTTTCATGCGCACGCTCGACCTTGCCGATGCGATCGAGGCACTGGTCGGCCGCCATCCGCGCGACAAGATCCATCCGGCCACCCGTGCCTTCCAGGGCCTGCGCATCTTCGTCAACGACGAACTCGGCGAATTGGCGAAGGCGCTGTTTGCCGCCGAGCGTGCGCTGCGCCCGGGCGGCCGGCTGGCCGTCGTCACCTTCCATTCGCTCGAAGACCGGATCGTGAAGCGCTTCCTGTCCGATCGCGCCGGCGGCGGCGGCGGCTCGCGCCACCTGCCCGAGGCGGCGCCCAAGCCTGAGCTCTTCGAAAAGCCCGACCGGATGGTCGCGGCGTCGGACCACGAAGCGGCACGCAACCCGCGCGCCCGCTCCGCGAAATTGCGCGCCGCAACGCGGACGGCAACGCCGCCAGGGGCGGAGGACCATTCGATTTTCGGCCTGCCGTCGCTGCCGGCGGTAGCCCGCGGACAGGAGAGGAACTAG
- the mraZ gene encoding division/cell wall cluster transcriptional repressor MraZ gives MDRFLSSSINRIDSKGRVSVPAHFRTVLQKRGFSELYALRALDVPALDVGGLDLLDRYEARIGEEDPFLQTADDMSFFCHGDGAFLKIDREGRIQVSDFLREHTGIDADVAFVGRGHFFQMWEPGRLRSYGAEVRARLLKLRQSAAEKRSSGDRE, from the coding sequence ATGGACCGTTTTCTGTCGAGTTCCATCAACCGGATCGATTCAAAGGGGCGGGTCTCCGTGCCGGCACATTTCCGTACGGTGTTGCAGAAGCGCGGCTTTTCGGAGCTCTACGCGTTGAGGGCGCTGGACGTGCCGGCGCTGGATGTTGGCGGGCTCGATCTGCTCGATCGCTACGAGGCGCGGATCGGGGAGGAGGATCCGTTCCTGCAGACCGCCGACGACATGTCGTTCTTCTGCCATGGCGACGGGGCGTTCCTGAAGATCGATCGCGAGGGGCGCATCCAGGTGTCCGATTTCCTGCGCGAACATACGGGTATCGATGCGGATGTCGCTTTTGTGGGGCGGGGGCATTTCTTCCAGATGTGGGAGCCGGGCAGGCTGCGTTCTTATGGTGCAGAGGTGAGGGCGCGGCTCCTGAAGCTCCGGCAGTCCGCCGCAGAAAAACGGTCGAGCGGGGATCGGGAATGA
- a CDS encoding cystathionine gamma-lyase: MSETSKSRAARLPHLRRETLRKGDPVPLPLTMAAMFHVPGDPTGFSQYGRFTNPTWDAVEKLLSHLEGATAVAFPSGMAAISAVFFGLLKSGDKVLLPADGYYTTRVLADRFLTPMGIAAETRPTATFLDGGFAGYRLVFVETPANPGLDICDIAAVASEARAAGAITVADNTTMTPYGQRPLDLGIDALVAADTKAPNGHSDTLFGHVASRDPAIIEAVTDWRKLAGGIPGPFEAWLVHRGLETLELRFDRMCASAELIARRLREHAAVRAVRYPGLEDDPAHNLARAQMERFGFLVGLTLGSMDRAEAFIDQCALIQPATSFGGVHTSAERRARWGDAVDPGFVRLSVGCEPVEELWGAIEAALEAAGQ, from the coding sequence ATGAGCGAAACGTCTAAAAGCCGCGCCGCGCGCCTGCCCCATCTGCGCCGCGAAACGCTCAGGAAGGGCGACCCCGTTCCGCTGCCGCTGACGATGGCGGCGATGTTCCACGTGCCCGGTGACCCGACCGGCTTCAGCCAGTACGGCCGCTTCACCAATCCGACCTGGGATGCTGTGGAAAAGCTGCTCTCGCATCTGGAAGGCGCGACCGCCGTCGCCTTTCCCTCGGGCATGGCGGCGATCTCGGCGGTCTTCTTCGGATTGCTGAAGAGCGGCGACAAGGTCTTGCTGCCGGCTGACGGCTACTACACGACCCGCGTGCTGGCGGACCGGTTCCTGACACCGATGGGTATCGCGGCCGAGACACGGCCGACGGCAACTTTCCTCGACGGCGGGTTCGCTGGGTACCGGCTCGTCTTTGTCGAGACACCCGCCAATCCGGGTCTCGACATCTGCGATATCGCGGCTGTCGCCAGCGAGGCGCGCGCCGCCGGCGCCATCACCGTCGCCGACAACACCACCATGACACCCTACGGCCAGCGTCCGCTCGACCTTGGCATCGACGCGCTCGTGGCCGCCGACACAAAGGCACCGAACGGCCATTCGGATACGCTTTTCGGGCACGTCGCGAGCCGCGACCCGGCCATCATCGAGGCGGTGACCGACTGGCGCAAGCTCGCCGGCGGCATCCCGGGGCCATTCGAGGCCTGGCTTGTCCACCGCGGTCTGGAAACGCTGGAACTGCGCTTCGATCGCATGTGCGCCTCGGCAGAACTCATCGCGCGCCGCCTGAGAGAGCACGCCGCCGTAAGAGCCGTCCGCTATCCGGGACTGGAAGACGACCCGGCCCACAACCTCGCCCGCGCGCAGATGGAGCGTTTCGGCTTCCTGGTCGGGCTGACACTTGGTTCGATGGACCGGGCCGAGGCCTTCATCGACCAGTGCGCCCTCATCCAGCCAGCGACCTCTTTCGGCGGCGTTCACACCTCGGCCGAACGCCGGGCGCGCTGGGGCGACGCCGTCGATCCCGGCTTCGTGCGCCTGTCGGTCGGCTGCGAGCCTGTTGAGGAACTGTGGGGTGCGATCGAAGCGGCGCTCGAAGCCGCCGGGCAGTGA